In Zonotrichia albicollis isolate bZonAlb1 chromosome 3, bZonAlb1.hap1, whole genome shotgun sequence, a single window of DNA contains:
- the PNOC gene encoding prepronociceptin isoform X2, with amino-acid sequence MRAVLWELLLLLLCLCARARGDCRGDCGHCERLGQGQGHRLDLLICILECEGQAVPRATWELCAATLRASPRPRRLSGRPWPSGASPWALPHPQQQQQQQQQRREEEEEEEEEEGREDISRRPGAARAAQGVQKRYGGFIGVRKSARKWNNQKRFSEFLKQYLGMAPRSSEYGGHRGGAGDANEI; translated from the exons ATGCGGGCCGTGCTCTGGG agctgctgctgctgctgctctgtctcTGCGCCCGCGCGCGCGGGGACTGCCGGGGGGACTGCGGGCACTGCGAGcgcctgggacagggacagggacaccgcCTCGACCTGCTC ATCTGCATCCTGGAGTGCGAAGGCCAGGCCGTGCCCCGCGCCACCTGGGAGCTGTGCGCCGCCACCCTGCGAGCGTCCCCGCGTCCCCGCCGCCTgtcgggccggccctggccctCGGGCGCGTCCCCGTGGGCGCTGCCCcacccgcagcagcagcagcagcagcagcagcagcggcgcgaggaggaggaggaggaggaggaggaggaagggcgGGAGGACATTTCGCGGCGGCCGGGCGCGGCGCGGGCGGCCCAGGGCGTGCAGAAGCGCTACGGGGGCTTCATCGGCGTGCGCAAGTCGGCGCGCAAGTGGAACAACCAGAAGAGGTTTAGCGAGTTCCTGAAGCAGTACCTGGGCATGGCGCCGCGCTCCAGTGAGTACGGCGGCCACCGCGGCGGCGCCGGCGACGCCAACGAGATCTAA
- the LOC141728541 gene encoding uncharacterized protein LOC141728541: protein MSSLGSPPVSFWGLTFGVTFDVTVGVTFQITFSVNLGVPFGVPSVSPWGSPLVSPWGPFGVPSVSPWGPLWCPLSVTLGSPLVSPRCHRGVPFGVTLGVTLGSLLVSPRCHLGVPFGVTLGSPLVSPRCHLGVPFGVPSVPLWGPLWCPLSVTLGSPLVSPWCPLWCPLSVTFGSPLVSPQCHLGVPFGVTLGFPLVSPWGLLSVTLGSPLVSPWGPLCCPLSVTLVSPRCHLGVPFVSPRCHLGVPFGVTLGSPLVSPQCHLGVPSGVTLGSPLVSPWCHLGVPFGVTLGSPLVSPQCHLWVPFGVTFGVPSVSPWGSLWCHLGVPSGVPSVSLWGSPLRSGTASRPGRGPINPSPARARPRALPAGPEALRLRGRSSPAKAPPAPSTPEGSRALPKAPEHSRRLPSAPPTLPERSRGPFRQFPKGPECS, encoded by the exons ATGTCATCCTTGGGATCACCTCCGGTgtcattttggggtctcaccttTGGTGTCACCTTTGATGTCACCGTTGGTGTCACTTTCCAGATCACTTTCAGTGTCAATCTCGGGGTCCCCtttggtgtcccctcagtgtcaccttgGGGGTCTCctttggtgtcaccttggggtcCCTTtggtgtcccctcggtgtcaccTTGGGGTCCCCtttggtgtcccctcagtgtcaccttgGGGTCCCCTTtggtgtcccctcggtgtcaccGTGGGGTCCCCTTTGGAGTCACCCTCGGTGTCACCCTGGGATCCCTTTTGGTGTCACCTCGGTGTCACCTTGGGGTACCctttggtgtcaccttggggtcCCCTTtggtgtcccctcggtgtcaccTTGGGGTTCCCtttggtgtcccctcagtgccactGTGGGGTCCCCtttggtgtcccctcagtgtcaccttgGGGTCCCCTTTGGTGTCACCTTGGTGTCCCCtttggtgtcccctcagtgtcacctttGGGTCCCCtttggtgtcccctcagtgtcaccttgGGGTTCCctttggtgtcaccttggggtTCCctttggtgtcaccttggggtcTCCTCAGTGTCACCTTGGGGTCCCctttggtgtcaccttggggtcCCCTTTGTTGTCCCCTTAGTgtcaccctggtgtcccctcggtgtcaccTTGGGGTCCCTTtcgtgtcccctcggtgtcaccttggggtcccttttggtgtcaccttggggtcCCCTTtggtgtcacctcagtgtcaccttgGGGTCCCctctggtgtcaccttggggtcccctttggtgtccccttggtgtcaccttggggtcccctttggtgtcaccttggggtcCCCtttggtgtcccctcagtgtcacctttGGGTCCCTTTTGGTGTCACCtttggtgtcccctcagtgtcaccttgGGGTTCCctttggtgtcaccttggggtcCCCTCtggtgtcccctcggtgtcacTTTGGGGGTCCCctttg CGTTCCGGCACCGCCTCCCGGCCCGGCCGAGGCCCAATTAACCCAAGCCCGGCTCGGGCCCGGCCGCGCGCGCTCCCGGCGGGACCCGAAGCGCTTCGGCTCCGAGGCCGCTCCTCGCCCGCCAAAgctccgcctgccccgagcactCCCGAAGGCTCCCGAGCACTCCCGAAGGCTCCCGAGCACTCCCGAAGGCTCCCGAGCGCTCCCCCGACGCTTCCCGAGCGCTCCCGAGGGCCCTTCCGACAGTTCCCGAAGGGTCCCGAGTGCTCCTGA
- the PNOC gene encoding prepronociceptin isoform X1, translating to MRAVLWELLLLLLCLCARARGDCRGDCGHCERLGQGQGHRLDLLICILECEGQAVPRATWELCAATLRASPRPRRLSGRPWPSGASPWALPHPQQQQQQQQQRREEEEEEEEEEGREDISRRPGAARAAQGVQKRYGGFIGVRKSARKWNNQKRFSEFLKQYLGMAPRSSEYGGHRGGAGDANEI from the exons ATGCGGGCcgtgctctgggagctgctgctgctgctgctctgtctcTGCGCCCGCGCGCGCGGGGACTGCCGGGGGGACTGCGGGCACTGCGAGcgcctgggacagggacagggacaccgcCTCGACCTGCTC ATCTGCATCCTGGAGTGCGAAGGCCAGGCCGTGCCCCGCGCCACCTGGGAGCTGTGCGCCGCCACCCTGCGAGCGTCCCCGCGTCCCCGCCGCCTgtcgggccggccctggccctCGGGCGCGTCCCCGTGGGCGCTGCCCcacccgcagcagcagcagcagcagcagcagcagcggcgcgaggaggaggaggaggaggaggaggaggaagggcgGGAGGACATTTCGCGGCGGCCGGGCGCGGCGCGGGCGGCCCAGGGCGTGCAGAAGCGCTACGGGGGCTTCATCGGCGTGCGCAAGTCGGCGCGCAAGTGGAACAACCAGAAGAGGTTTAGCGAGTTCCTGAAGCAGTACCTGGGCATGGCGCCGCGCTCCAGTGAGTACGGCGGCCACCGCGGCGGCGCCGGCGACGCCAACGAGATCTAA
- the LOC141728542 gene encoding uncharacterized protein LOC141728542 — translation MGAILPGGSSHQQKKPPQQSHSETRLRNAARAAAGGDTAGGTPLGAALGGLGGTFGSLQGHPGGPWGHLRVTLGVTLGAPSGHLWVTLGSPSGSPWGHLQVTLGVTLVVTLGHLQVTYRSPLGSLWGSLWVTLRAPLGANLGSLWGHLWGQLWGHFGGNFGVTLGHLRVTLRVTLGAPSSYLWATLWGRICGHLRVTFGVTLRVTFGVTFGGNFGVTLGHLRVTLRVTFGVTLGTSLGHSGDTFGAHSGHPQGRLEGSFVVTLGRLWGHFGDTFGVTLGTPWGHLLVTFVVTLGTPLGHLLVTFVVTLGAPLWSPLGMPWGHLLVTFGVTLGAPLSF, via the exons ATGGGTGCCATCCTGCCAGGGGGGAGCAGTCACCAACAGAAAAAaccaccccaacaatcccattCGGAAACGCGGCTCAGAAACgccgcccgcgccgccgccggcGGGGACACGGCGGGAGGGACACCTttgggggcagctctggggggcCTTGGGGGCACCTTCGGGTCACTCCAGGGTCACCCTGGGGGGCCTTGGGGGCACCTTCGGGTCACCCTTGGGGTCACCTTGGGGGCACCTTCAGGTCACCTATGGGTCACCCTAGGGTCACCCTCAGGGTCACCTTGGGGGCACCTTCAGGTCAC CCTTGGGGTCACCTTGGTGGTCACCTTGGGGCACCTTCAAGTCACCTATAGGTCACCCTTGGGGTCACTTTGGGGGAGCCTTTGGGTCACCTTGAGGGCACCTTTGGGGGCAAATTTGGGGTCACTTTGGGGGCACCTTTGGGGGCAACTTTGGGGTCACTTTGGGGGCAACTTTGGGGTCACTTTGGGGCACCTTCGAGTCACCCTCAGGGTCACCTTGGGGGCACCTTCAAGTTACCTATGGGCCACCCTATGGGGTCGCATTTGTGGTCACCTCAGGGTCACCTTTGGGGTCACCCTCAGGGTCAC CTTTGGGGTCACCTTTGGGGGCAACTTTGGGGTCACTTTGGGGCACCTTCGAGTCACCCTCAGGGTCACCTTTGGGGTCACCTTGGGGACATCTTTGGGTCACTCTGGGGACACCTTTGGGGCACATTCAGGTCACCCTCAGGGTCGCCTTGAGGGCTCCTTTGTTGTCACCTTGGGGCGCCTTTGGGGTCACTTTGGGGACAC CTTTGGGGTCACTTTAGGGACACCTTGGGGTCACCTTCTGGTCAC CTTTGTGgtcaccttggggacacctttgGGTCACCTTCTGGTCACCTTTGTTGTCACCTTGGGGGCACCTTTGTGGTCACCTTTAGGGATGCCTTGGGGTCACCTTCTGGTCACCTTTGGGGTCACCTTGGGGGCGCCTTT GTCATTCTAG